A single Mytilus trossulus isolate FHL-02 chromosome 12, PNRI_Mtr1.1.1.hap1, whole genome shotgun sequence DNA region contains:
- the LOC134692546 gene encoding uncharacterized protein LOC134692546, with translation MVRDNLSNNKKETVITSGSIGEGLDMRGSDFDIMFVTKFVEVIENVQPDFDIRRPYLSMDTDDVKPCYTLLRLDYSRDSFRLFQLCEEHYGKRYFSSALCKGNMLLLLKEGNQIHGPCISDRNGVFDHAFSLHGKTWISSAVNWITRSGSSWPSHNVIQSIIKHGVLFVPIGVHGSPKEDLEWRVSFSVAEKLLINTFTHTQLMCYALLKIILKDVISNDSECKDLLCSYFLKTIMFWISEELPSSVWKPDNLITCFMRCFSRLV, from the coding sequence ATGGTGAGAGACAATTTGTCGAATAACAAGAAGGAAACAGTAATAACAAGTGGGAGCATTGGAGAAGGACTTGACATGCGAGGAAGTGATTTTGATATTATGTTTGTGACCAAATTCGTTGAGGTTATTGAAAATGTACAACCTGACTTTGATATACGTAGACCTTATTTGTCCATGGATACAGACGATGTAAAGCCTTGTTATACTTTATTAAGACTAGACTATAGCAGAGATTCGTTTCGTCTTTTTCAATTATGTGAAGAACATTATGGTAAACGTTATTTTTCTAGTGCATTGTGTAAGGgaaatatgttattgttattgaAAGAAGGCAACCAAATTCATGGACCGTGTATATCTGACAGAAATGGAGTTTTTGATCATGCCTTTTCTTTACATGGTAAAACGTGGATATCTTCTGCTGTAAATTGGATAACAAGATCAGGTAGCTCATGGCCGAGTCATAACGTCATACAAAGTATTATAAAACAcggagtactttttgtaccgaTCGGAGTTCACGGATCACCGAAAGAAGATCTAGAATGGCGAGTATCTTTTTCAGTAGCTGAAAAACTTCTAATTAATACATTTACTCACACCCAATTAATGTGCTATGCTctcttgaaaataattttgaaagatGTTATATCAAATGATTCTGAATGTAAAGATTTACTCTGTTCGTATTTCCTTAAAACAATTATGTTCTGGATATCTGAAGAACTACCATCATCTGTATGGAAACCTGATAATCTTATAACTTGTTTTATGCGATGTTTCAGCAGGTTAGTCTAG